In Silene latifolia isolate original U9 population chromosome 6, ASM4854445v1, whole genome shotgun sequence, the genomic window TAATAATATCCATgcttttctgcaaaaaaaaataaaaaataaaataataataatagtaataataataataataataataataataataataataataataataataataataataataataataataataataataataataataataataataataataataataataataataataataataataataatagtaattagttagtaattagtatatgtaatatggataattagtgggtaataataagaGGATTGTATTATATAATAGAATAGGATGTATTTGTGATGGTATTACATGATTTTTATAGGATTAAGACGGTCTTGCGAGACGGAATCATATGGGATTCAGGTAACTCATGAAGAATGCTAAAatgtaggttaatcctactcggtttcaataatgtggtgaTGGTTATGTTGTAGTTGTAATTAGTCTCGCATAcattagggcatttgcattataatatgtttagtggttaattgtatcattaagaggatgattatgatatgtttgGTTATGTTCATGTATTGGTTACATTTGTGTATGTGGGGGAtgtgttgttgttgaggagacgtaagacagttgggagaccgtcttacgcttgagtcgcctcctGAGTCTTCCCACTCAAGAGGAATGTgtacattaatggcttgagtacagagggactcgtgtggttgagacaccaCGTAtgacaggggatccggttggcttccggatccggtatgtctgggcgtgtcccggtacctttgcGGTGAGTTGTAGTGTCGTGGGTGTGTCCCTGGCATCGGTGGTTAtgagtacgtctgggcgtgtcccggtaccggcgtgATGATGGTATATTCGTGTCCCAATTCATATaattggcatgttgcatatttagTTATCAGGTCCcgtcttatatttatttattgaaactgacgtgttgtgtgtctgtgtaattgtcacctatttccggggtggcctgtgttgatcaaTATGATATTTACGAtcgggggagggggggggggggggggggcaagtTAAGTACAAGTTGAGTTGGTatcacgtgggagacgggacgaaCCTTGGACTTGAAGCCGAGTGTCATTTCATTAGAACTTAGAAGAGTATAGtagtcacgagttgtatttttattttattattcgattatggttatgtaatccactaaatactttatttatattaattgtttcttaaATGCAACTCCGATTTcgccgcctcgggaaaccgagatggtaacatctcccaattattTTGGCCGGCTAAGAAGGGGATGTTACAACTATACCATTAACTAGGCGGTTTCTCACTAATTTACTGAGAGGCGGTTTCTCACTAATTtactgagagacggtctctcaaaaGTTTTTGTTGTTATTTGGGAAACTAACTAAAATGATAGCTTAATTTGATGAAATAACGTAAAAAGGatataataataatttaatatatatagaTTGAAGGCGTAAGAAAAAAATATAACTAGTTTAGTGTGTGTTTGACCTGTCTTTTAAAAATGTTTTTGGCCTTAAAAACAGTTTTTCGCCAAACACATGCATCATTATTTAAAAGCTAAATCAAAATTTCTCAAAAGCCAAAAAATCATGTTTTTGCCCACAAAAATAGAAGCAGCAATTTGCTACTTCTGattttgaaaaacacttttagATAATTAAGCTtaaaaaacaaaaactcattttcaACAAGTTAGGCCAAATATGCTCTAATTTCCTGAAAAGTTACGGGACTTCTCTAACTTTTTATCAATAAATATTTACTCACATAAAAAATAATTTAACTACCTTTTGTAGTGGCTTAATATTCACCCTGTTCTTTAGAGCTTTTTTTTAACCTACAACCAATTATTATGTTATTCTCATCCGATACTTGTAATCGATTATATCATTACTGCTCCACGTGTGGTCGAACTTTTGTATCAACGTCTAAATGATATTTTTCTCAACCAATAAGAAAGGGAATGGATGGAATTTATAACCTTGCCCTTTCCTTCAGTCCCTCAACCAATTGCCACCTAAGAGAATAAGAAAGATTAAATGTTTTTCAACACAAATGAGACtagatttttttttcattaaaacatttttcTTTCATTAAAACACAGActattaatcaaattataattttTAAAAATACTAAACTACATTcttttaatcaaaataaaataaaattcataAAAACTTAGAAAATACAAATTGCTAACCTTTCATTTGATGttattattaattgatttgatgtATACTTACCTGTAAAAAAGAAAATTataaattgttattattattttcatgATGAAtaaattcattaaaaaaaatcaccagctttgaatttttttaaaaaaattattagaaTACATATTCATTATATTACTCAATTTTCATGGTTAATTTTGCAAAATGATTTATTTCTCAAATCAAAATATTTTGAggtgaaatatgaaaattaataATATGTCGATTTAACATTTTTACCTCTACTGCCTCTACCTAATACAATAAAAAGTAAAAATTATGTATATATTACGTATGTTatgcgggatctaaactagtgaACCTAAATTCATGCTTTAACTTTGTCCGATCCGGCCCATGATCACCACCTGTCCACGGTAAAGAGTCCATTCTGCCTGTTCTAACTTCTAACCAACCACACCCCATTTATCCGACCCATTAGAAATTTGGTTCCAAAAGTTGGTAATAGGTTTAAAGTTTCAACGGTCGAAAAGCATAGAGCTTAAAATTTGAATTTACACACCAAAAAGGCACATCTCCCAACGCTCCTTCCTCTAATCCTTTTCAAATAAAACCACCTAAATCATTGAATACACACATTGCTTCAGTCTCCCACTTTCATTCACTCTAACAaattcaaacaaaaacaaaacaaaacaaaattccCCCTTAATTCTGAACAAATCAAGAACAACAAAAATGGCTAACAATATTGGAATGATGGATTCTGCTTATTTTGTCGGTCGATCTGAAATTCTTTCTTGGATTAACTCTACCCTTAATCTCAATCTCTCCAAAGTTGAAGATGTAATTTACTTTCTCAGTTTTCTTTGTTTTGATTTCTTCTTGTTCTGTTATCGTTCCGTTTCTTTCTTGGGTCTTTCGGAAACAAATGATTGGAACATAGGGAGCACATCCCATTTAGATCTAAAGATAATGTAATTATTGTTGTTTCTATAAATCGAAAATGATAATTTTTAAGTTGTtatgtatacgtatattttgaaAAAATTAATGATGGGTTGCCGGAATTATAGGCGGCATCAGGGGCAGTACAATGTCAATTGATGGATGCAGTGCACCCGGGATTAGTACCAATGCATAAGGTTAATTTCGATGCTAAGACGGAGTATGATATGATTCAGAACTACAAGGTTCTTCAGGATGTCTTCAATAAGCTTAAGATAACCAAGGTTGATTTTTTTATACCACTTTCCTGGCCACTGCAATGTTGTTGTGTTTTCGCTTTCGTTTTAGTTTATCATGTGTGTTTTTTTAATTGGGAATTGTGAAATTTCAGCATATTGAAGTGAACAAGCTAATCAAAGGGAGGCCTTTGGATAATCTGGAGTTCATGCAGTGGATGAAGAAATATTGTGATTCACATAATTCTGGCCTTTTTTACAAGTAATTTCCATCTCCCTTGTTTTTCAATTCTGATTTTGTATTCCATATATGTTACAACACAAATTCTTGTGTAAAACCGCCTTACACATAATCTTACTGTAAAATGGCCTCAAAAGACCAACTGATTTGAACTTGTATGTTAGTAGTGCATACATTTGCAAGTTCTGATAATATCTGCATCAATTATTCTCCAAATACTTGTTCTTTAGTAGTTCTCCACTTATCCAGTCCAATTATAAATGCATGTTAGTTAGCCGAAATCCAATCATGTCTAAACGATTGATTTCTATCAAATAGAGCTATTACGTGCAGTTGCGCCCATTTAACCTGTCCCAAAACCTGCTGGCTCGCTTTTCCGTAGACCTAAAAAAATCGGCCCCTACTATCAAATAAAGGCTTTTACGTTTTAACTCTATTTGAGACAGTCTCGAAATGTCTGTGGCCTGCCCTTGATCGTCTAGCTGTAAATGCCGCCAATACCTCCTTAAACTGTGGTCATGTTGTTAACCTTTGAATTTTTGATAATTCGGTTAAGATTTGGCGTTGCATCTCATATTTAATACTTGTACCATGCATTGTTGATTCTATTTACTGATTTCTGATATTCTAATAGTGTACTAAGCACAGGGGAAATTATAAAGATGTTTTGTTAGTATTCAGGAGATGTTACTGATTTGAATGTTTCACTGAAATAATGACAGTTACAATCCAATAGAAAGGAGAGAAGCCCGCAAAGGGTGCAAAGACATTGGTAGAAAATCTGTGAACACCAAATGTAATGTAAGGCCCAACACAACTACCAACAGGCCTTCTTCTGCTCATGGCAACCGGATGTCTTCTGCAAATCGTACTACTAATCAGACAGTTAATGCTGTCAAAACCAACCCTGCTGCTGTGTCTGCGTACGAAGAACAGGTAGAATTAATTACCTCTGCCCGCTTTTCAAGTTCATATGCATTTTACTCTATGATTTAATCCGAATCCTCATCACTAATTGGTTGAGTGGCGAATATAAACAAACCTGAAATTTTGCTGAACATCCACCAGTGTAGTATAGACTATAGATTATATATTAAACCAATTTTGCATTAAGCTGTTGTCGATACAATATGTGATTCGAGCCTTGTTGTGCAGATTACGGAGTTGAAGCTGTCAGTGGACAGTCTTGAGAAAGAACGAGACTTCTATTTCTCAAAGTTAAGGGATATTGAATTGTTGTGCCAAACCCCAGAGATCGAGAACTCACCTGTAAGTCACAAGTCAACATAACTAAACATCCAAATGTACTCTTGGAACTTGTATGACATTTCAGGAATTGACTTCTTGTGTGTTTGCAGATTGTTGCAGCGCTACAGAAAGTACTGTATGCTACAGATGATGATTCATCAGTAGTTGCTGAAGCTCAAGCCATGGTTGCACAACAGATGAAGCAGTTGAGCCCTATCGCTGAGGTAGCTGAAGAAAATATAATGGGTGAAAACCAGAAGAGAAAGAGCGTGTCCTTTGACAGTGATCTTGGTTCTCCTGCAAATACCAAATTGCCTCAGAGGCAACGGCTTTCAGACGTTTCTAACATCCAATGTAGTGGCTCTCCTCTTATAAGTTTTCTAGCTTAACTTTGGTGTTTCTTCTAGACGTTTTGTTGTTTTTGGGGGGGTTGACAGGAGCATCATGTACCTTGTGATGCACTTTTATGCTGTATGATTGTATCTGAAACCGATTCTTAGCAGTTATCTGTCATTGATATTGATTATGCTGTACCAAAACTACTAGATTCAAGCAACTTAGTTATGCATTACAGCAACTGATTACCTACGTCTTGAAGAATAATCGACCACATTTAGAGTTCGTATAGGCCGTATTGACATAGGCTGAATTTCACTTTAACAGCCCACAGGTTTGTGCCTGAGATATGAGCAGCTATTTTACATTAGGGTGACACCAACAGCAGCAAAATTTTGCACTAACACATGTTCTTACGGAAAACATACTGTTTTAATCTGATCAACACCTCCGTGTTTTCTTAATTTTTCGCTCCTTGTTTCTCCAACCAGCTTCCAAGAGTCAAGTGTAAAATTGCGCGCTAAAGCCACTAATAGCGACATCACTTGACGGACTTGCTATTGAAAGACTTTTGTCTACTTGATTATACACCATCCATCTTTTTTTCACACCCGTTAAGAAAAACTCACGTTTTAAAATCGTACGGGGGACTTTGCAATGTGGTAAAGGCCGGCAGGGACAGAACTACAGAAGAGTAATTTGCAAGAACTCAGCAAAGAGCTGGATGGCCAAGTGACACCAACCTGTCGTTTTTAATGTGCTTTAGTAGTTTAATCACTCTTTCAGATATCTTTTCTTTATAGCACAAGCTTGTGTTAGTGTGTACAACCCATGTCTTTTTTATATACACCTGAGTAATAGAGGCATAGAGCTGAACACGTGCGGGTTAGCCCAGCCTGGCCCCGACCCACTCAGTACCCCGCTAGTTGGGCTACAAGGCGAGGTTGTTAGTAATGGGCTGGGCTTGGGTTGTGTTGTGTGTAGCCCGATTTGTGGTCCGAGGAGGTGTGAGCGCGGGCCATTGAgcccgtgttttttttttttttttttttttggcagctgtaaaaaAAAGTAAACCTACTCAACCATAGCCTTACAAGCAAGGCTATGTGCGACATAATTAAAACTTTGTGGGATAAAACTGAAAGCTAAGCAATGGAAATAGGTAAAACAAACATTGGGGGTAAAACCTAAGAAATGGTTGTTAAATACACCGACTAGATGGAATTTATCTCTTAACTAGTTCTTTTGTCCGTAAAATTAAGGGGACGTTTTTATTTTATGGTAGGTTTCAGTTGTTAATAAATTTTTAGGACAAAATGTTATTTGCACGGTGGATCATGTATTTATTCGTATTTACCATGATGTACATTTACTATTGTTGGAAATAGGTATAAACATAAGGTAAAGGGCGATCAAGCTTCTCTTCCAAATCAAGCCCTCATATAAAGATAACTAGTTTTCTTGCCGCCCGTgtgttgcacggatattaaaataatgtgggataaatttcacaataaaatggaatatagacatatagtacatcattcatgtctaagattttatgtatgccgcatgaccaacaaataattcccgtttacataatttttaatataagaaaaaaagagtgtttgattaataaaatattttttttaggaaaataaaatcaatataaagtttatatatatgatatttggactgatagtttttagaatttgttcattaatacctgtttgtttttcaattggtcaaggaaaacaataatatctactctgcataatcaactaatgatgcaacaaatctccttctttcgaataacaaccataatttaatcattgcttgTTAAATTTTATAAAGGGAGAGTATTTCATAAAGGTAATTGTATTATTGAATTGTCATTGATAATGGTAGAATGAACGGTATTTATAATACCTTATAGAAAACCTAAGTATTACCAAAACCCTAGAGACAGCCGTCGTGACGTAGCCGTCACTACTAAACCCTAGATTCCCTAACATCCCCCCTCAAACTCATggtaaatttgataaaatttccATGAGTTTGCACAAATACACAATAAAAAAAACTTCGATCTTCATCTTCTTGATCTTCAATAATTTTCTTCGTCTTCAAAGGTAGGTAAGAAACGAGTATAAGACTCGTCAGAAGATTTTCTTTGAACAAGAACGTTAAGTTTTTCGGACTTGTCGAATATAAGTTAATTTGTAGGAACACTAATCGAACCTAACAAATATCAATAAAACGgaaaaattatccgtcaatttcaaAATCTGGAGAACGTTAATTTTTTCGGACCCCAAATAAATCAAGTACCACCTTGAAGACGTTGAAGAATTTTAATCAGATTTCgaagaaaaaaggaagaaaatgtTTCAATACAAATTTCGATTGGGAGATGCTAGATTGCTAGGCATAAATAATTTGGGTAGGCAAAGAAAACGAAAACCATATCGCCACTTGCTTTGTTTATAGTATATGAGAATTGTTTGATTATTGAAAGCACATGAATCATAGTTGCAattaatttatgacattaatatAGTATTAGTAAGAGGTAGAAAAAAGAAAGTCACCTTTTTTACTTCATTCTTTCCCCTATTTTACATGTGCTTTCATTTAAGAGGGGGAGTTTGGAACTGGGTGTGTTGAGATTTGTACTTAAATGATGGTTTCTTGGATTTTATCTAGTAGGTGAAGATGAGATTTTTAGGCGACTTACTATTCGTAgataaaagttaatattttggtactgtttacgaattattgattatgttggtactgtTTAAAAAATGGGTCCTTATATTTGTGTTGTTTATCAATTTATTTTCACTTTTTCATTCATATAACCGATTGATTCTTTTAATAACACTTAGAGTGTTACGGTAAAAAAAActattcatataaaataattacaatttTTTGTATGTTTTTCTATTTTTCAAACTTGGATTCATAATTTTCGAATTGGTAACTTTTTCTTCCTCTGCCCGGGTCAAAGTTTACACTTTTCTTTTTTGGGTTAATTTTACTCTAGACCTTATCTTTTAATAATACTAAAAAGCAAATAATACTAAAAAGCAATTCCTTTATCTTTCTACTTGCATATAAAGAATATGTAAATATTTCTTTGAAACTGAATGACTATAATTTATTTATGATggtgttttcttttttttgtcgAAAGTctttattttaaatatatatcTTGAACATGATTTATATAGAGTGTCATGTGTCAAAATTAAAATAAGCTAAGGGTGTCATGCCATGGCTACAAatattatttgttttttttttctgtttataaaattataaaaattaatgttaggctctgtttggtagcgcatttcaggtaccttttttcATCGAAGTAGCTTTTTTGACAaaaatttcaggtagcttattttcttgaacgcgtttggcaagtagcattttatagcaaaaaaggtacctgaaatgaaatgctacctagggtAGCATTtgggatttcaggtacctgattatATTTTGCTTACCTTTTTCaccctttaactttttatttattactacaatattattattttttatattatgatcTTAAATAAACCCAATTAAAGAGTTTCTACGGAAATGAAAAGCGTTCGTGATAATATCAATACTTTAATTCAGGGTgcaatttaattaactaattattTTATGTATGGTTTAATAGAAAACTTACTTTCGTATCCATAAAATACATTTTTTGATGATATActgtttgatatttttttttttttttacgttatcGTGATATTTTAACTATTGTTTCGTCATTTTGAAACTTGTTGAAGACTTGTGCAATTATAGTGAAAAAAATTACATTTTCTTCTAATTACTAACAATGCCAACGACAATAACacgacaataataataaaaacataaatgataacaataataagccatgtccttttacgtcatttgacCAAATATCATTACCTTTTTCAATTTAGTCTTCCAAACAGTTTAATAAAAATCAGTGACTTTTTCGGTCGTAGTTTTTAGTTACCTTTTTGAGTTACCACCTTTTCGTGTTTCGACCACCTTTCGGGTTTCGGAGTAACTTTTCGGGTTTCGAGTAGAAACTTTTAAATTTAGTTTTTTTCACCAAACGAAGCCTTAGCCTCTAAGGTTATCACATGCATCAATTCTCATTTCTTTCCTTATTAAAATGAAGGAAATTGTAATAATTATAAATTCTTTTGTTTCCTTATTAAAGCATGAGTGATTTGGAAGGGAAAACATTGAATAGACTTACTCTTTTAGTTTATTGAGGATTCCTTCCCTACCAAATCAAGCCCTCACATAATAATATTTCCCAATCTGATTCATATCATTTCCTTCGACTTTAATTCGTACAGtagttttttttctttaaaaaatgGTAGCATTGAAATAATTGTTTTGATATGTCCAGTGAGAGTATGAGACAACTTTGACCATATAATTTTTTTGATATGATATAACATTACACGTTTATAGATATTAATAACCAATCGAAATTAAGAGGAAATATTAATTCAGGGACCTGGATGGAGGATGAAACCTTCAAAACCCAAAATTCTTCGCATCGTTCTTTTAACATCTTTTTTGGAAGAAAAAAAATTCATAAGAGTACTACTTCATTGAAAGTAAATTGATAGCTACATCGTAAATAATCGAGTCAATAAAGCATCAGACAATGCATGTCACACTATGTTTTAACTAATAAAAGAATGGGTACATTATGAAACCATAAGCTCATATTAATTTGTTCTTCATGAATTTAACAAATTCTATTTTGTATTAGCAAAAGCTAATTTATTAATTTATGATTAAGAAGACGGATGCCATACTAAGTTTTGACCTTCATCGAAACACACACATCGTTgcttcaatatatatatatatatatatatatatataaataaatgcGTCAGTGATCAGGTATCTTGGGTGAGTCTGGATCTTAATCTCACCATTAGATCTACTCCTAATCAACGGTTGAGATTAAATCTCAAAAATTATAATTAGACTATATAAGGCTCGGATTTCTCATTTCTAACCTTACAATTaatttcactttctctctcttcattcacactttttctctctctacgaATTTCCCTCTGTTTTTCTTCGTTCTCGCGTAAAACAAATCCAGCAAAAAAATATACACAAATAATTTTACTTTTCAATTCATCATTCAATTATTTCTACGATTCAATCGTTCTCGCTTTTTGCTTGATGGTTGATACTCCTATGGATGCCGATTCTCTTGAAAATAGTTTGCGCGCGCAGTAATCCTTTTCTTTGATTATAATCGTTATTGTTTTTCCTGTCAAATTTGATTAGAAtcgttgttttctctcttgaattTGCAATTTCGCTTTATCCTTTGCTTTCATGATAATCGTTGTTGTTTTCCGTCATATTTGATCGAATTTGATTATAATCTATGTCTTTGCTGCAAATTCgctttttcctttgtttttgcTACCGACATTAACATGCAAACAGGTAATTTCCGTAATCCTTTCGTTTTCAGTTTTGCTTTTCGCGATTTCATCTGGATTCTATGTCGCTGATCACTCGctattgtaatttcattattccgttgCTTTTCGAGTTtttttaggttaatcgattttatgtttgcttcaattttaaCGAAATCCGTTCACTTCTACTTCAATTTTACGATGTCCTTTCCTTTGATTCTTCTCGTATTTGCTTTTCTCTTAAATATTAGGTGaaatatccttgtatttgttgtttttccTATCGAATTTTCATATTTGCGTTCTCCTCTCGCTCACGCTTACAATCGCAGTTGCTTTATCGTCACATTCCGTcaatttttattatatttgtctttattctgttgcttttcagtttttaggttaatcgattttatgtttgcttcaattttaatgaaatcCGTTCACTTCTACTTGATTCACGGTCTCCTTTCCTTTGATTATACTCGTAGTTGCTTTTCTCTTAAATATTAGGTcaaatatccttgtatttgttgATTTTCTCGTTCAACTTCggtcaaatttcattatatttgacCTCTTATCCTGTCTTGTATATTCATGTTCCCCTGCGTATATTCTGTTACTGCTTCATCAGTAATGCTTACAGGCTCGACTTGTTACAATATCAATATTCTTTGTAACACAATCACATATATTCATTTTCCATTGCACATATAACATATCTTTGTACCACTTCGGACGTCCTCTTATTCTCATTGTTTCTTGAATGTACTTTAGTTTCTTGTTCTAAATTGAAGTCCATCCTCTTCGCATATTCCCGTTCTCCCGTCCATCCTTATGTCACTACATTGTCATAGTACTAGTAttactgtaacaatgttactCTTTGTAATACCACCGTTGTATTTCGGTCACTAATACTCGTATTTCCCTTTTTGTATTACGGACTCAAGTTCTCACACTCAACCCCATTCTACGCCAATTGTCCAAGAGCAACCCAATCCTCAACCAAATAATCGACATTGTTCTCGTCTCACACGCCTAATGGAGGTGAGCGCTGGATGCGTGTGGTTGAGCACAAGTTTAGACCTACCATTGGTGCGGTTTCGCCTCCCTTGAGGCTGGAATCAAGTTCTACGAGGTTTATGCTCGGGCATGCGGATTTACCCCTCGGAAGCACGGTACGAAAACACTACGAGGTGGTGTTGCACACCAAAAATTCGTAGTCCGCAAATCGTCAAGGGTTCGGGAATCTAAACCAAACAGGCGTCCCAGAACCAAGGATGATGAGAATATGGGTAATTGTTCGTCCACGCTAGTACGATTACACGGCGAGTTAAAATCACAAGAATTGGATGCCGAGCATACGTCGATTTGCCCTTCTACATGGCCTTGATGGCCCGGCTATGATTGACGAGTTTTAAAGTCCACAATCATCGTCTCACCTCTGCTGTCATGTAACAGAGATCTCGATAAGATTTCACGATCCCTTGATATGTTCCAGAAGACGCTTATCTTGGACAACTCCAAGTTGAATATTGGCTCTGGATTGACCTTTAGACAGGTTAAGGAACTTGTCAATGGGTATGAAAATATCGGTGCTAcattgatagattttaagaactttcaaagAGATATCAAGTGCTACATTGGGTTAAGAGATGCTGACCTTTTCATCGATCGGCTCGAGAAACTCAAAGCAACCCAACCCCAGTTCTACTTCGCCTATGATGTTGATCCGCAAAACCGTCTAACAAAGTTCTTTTGGGCTGATGCTACATGTATTAGAAACTACTCATTCTTTGGGGATCTTTGTTAGCTTCGACCCTACTTACGGAACcaacaagtatgatatggtttttacaccattcaCGGTGTTAATCACCACGAAAAGTCGGTGTTGTTTTGCCGGTTGTCTCCTGTTACACGAGGATGACATCTCCTTCCAATGGACCTTTCAAAGCATTTCTTGACGCCATGGGACAAAAAGAGCCACGATTCATGATCACGGATCAATGCCCTGGCATAAAGAAGGTAATAGTGTGACAATGTTATCTTTAATAGACTTACTTAAGATTATTGTACCACAACTTTCTGACTCCAACTACCACTGTTCCATCTCTTCCTCTTTTACAAGGTTATTCAATAACAATGTCACTGTAACTAAATTACTAAC contains:
- the LOC141586632 gene encoding microtubule-associated protein RP/EB family member 1A-like, which encodes MANNIGMMDSAYFVGRSEILSWINSTLNLNLSKVEDAASGAVQCQLMDAVHPGLVPMHKVNFDAKTEYDMIQNYKVLQDVFNKLKITKHIEVNKLIKGRPLDNLEFMQWMKKYCDSHNSGLFYNYNPIERREARKGCKDIGRKSVNTKCNVRPNTTTNRPSSAHGNRMSSANRTTNQTVNAVKTNPAAVSAYEEQITELKLSVDSLEKERDFYFSKLRDIELLCQTPEIENSPIVAALQKVLYATDDDSSVVAEAQAMVAQQMKQLSPIAEVAEENIMGENQKRKSVSFDSDLGSPANTKLPQRQRLSDVSNIQCSGSPLISFLA